From Salinibacterium sp. ZJ450, one genomic window encodes:
- a CDS encoding nicotinate phosphoribosyltransferase: MSTALLTDRYELTMVEAALASGRHDRRCVFEVFGRRLPGARRYGVLAGTGRLLDAIEQFRFGDAELTWLRDNDVVNAETLDYLESYRFSGSIRGYREGEVYFPGSPVLEIEGTFAEAVLLETVALSILNYDTAVATAASRMVSAAEGRPLAEMGARRVGERSAVAASRAAYIAGFSSTSNLEAGRSWGVPTMGTAAHSFTLLHDSEEEAFRAQIAAMGVGTTLLVDTFDIPTAIETAVRVAGPGLGAVRIDSGDLPVVVRDVRKQLDSLGALNTRITVTNDLDEHTIAALAASPVDAYGVGTQVVTGSGAPAMGMVYKLVAHVDDAGAWIPVAKKSADKVSIAGRKDAVRTLVGGVATEETVYVETTVPEGTGRLLQVPLITDGVADERYRGQPGTTLAREHRAAAVAELPAEALRLSRGEPVLDTVFR; the protein is encoded by the coding sequence ATGAGCACCGCCCTGCTGACCGACCGCTATGAACTGACCATGGTGGAGGCGGCGCTAGCCAGTGGCCGACACGACCGCCGCTGCGTGTTCGAGGTGTTCGGCCGTCGACTGCCCGGCGCCCGCCGGTACGGGGTGCTCGCCGGGACCGGACGCCTGCTGGATGCCATCGAGCAATTCCGGTTCGGAGATGCCGAGCTCACCTGGTTGCGCGACAACGACGTGGTGAACGCCGAGACGCTCGACTATCTGGAGTCCTACCGGTTCAGCGGCAGCATCCGCGGCTACCGCGAGGGCGAGGTGTACTTTCCCGGATCCCCGGTTCTCGAGATCGAGGGCACCTTCGCCGAGGCGGTGCTGCTCGAGACGGTGGCGCTCAGTATCCTCAACTACGACACCGCGGTGGCGACCGCGGCCTCGCGCATGGTGTCCGCGGCCGAGGGCCGCCCGCTCGCCGAGATGGGTGCCCGCCGGGTCGGCGAGCGCAGCGCCGTCGCCGCGTCACGGGCCGCGTACATCGCCGGGTTCTCGTCCACCAGCAACCTCGAGGCGGGCCGGTCCTGGGGCGTGCCCACGATGGGCACCGCCGCGCACTCCTTCACCCTGCTGCACGACAGCGAGGAGGAGGCCTTCCGCGCGCAGATCGCGGCGATGGGCGTCGGAACGACGCTGCTCGTGGACACCTTCGACATCCCCACCGCCATCGAGACCGCGGTGCGTGTCGCCGGGCCGGGGCTTGGCGCGGTGCGGATCGACTCCGGCGACCTGCCGGTGGTGGTGCGGGACGTGCGCAAGCAGCTCGACTCGCTCGGCGCGCTGAACACCAGGATCACCGTCACCAACGACCTCGACGAGCACACCATCGCCGCCCTCGCGGCCTCGCCGGTCGACGCCTACGGGGTGGGCACGCAGGTGGTCACCGGTTCCGGCGCGCCCGCGATGGGGATGGTCTACAAGCTGGTGGCGCACGTGGATGACGCGGGCGCCTGGATCCCGGTGGCGAAGAAGTCGGCCGACAAGGTGTCGATCGCGGGCCGCAAGGACGCCGTGCGCACCCTGGTCGGCGGTGTCGCGACCGAGGAGACGGTGTACGTCGAGACCACAGTGCCGGAGGGCACCGGGCGACTGCTTCAGGTGCCGCTCATCACCGACGGTGTCGCGGACGAGCGCTACCGCGGTCAGCCGGGCACGACGCTGGCCCGAGAGCATCGTGCGGCCGCGGTCGCGGAGCTGCCGGCGGAGGCGCTCCGCCTCAGCCGCGGCGAGCCGGTGCTGGACACCGTCTTCCGCTGA
- the murI gene encoding glutamate racemase, producing the protein MTDAPIGVFDSGVGGLTVARAIIDQLPNERILYVGDTARSPYGPKRIAAVREYALEVLDDMVASGVKMLVIACNTASAAMFRDARERFTEGHGIPVLEVIQPAVRSAVRKTRNKRIGVIGTRGTIKSRAYEDAFVADPELEIFTQACPRFVEFVEAGVTSGPELFQVAEEYLHPLKQADIDTLVLGCTHYPLMSAAIQYVMGRHVSLVSSAEETAYDVYRMLVKHSLLRTAPTPPAHLFEATGANKQEFLHLATRFLGPEVTRVETFETGTIDLPTQRK; encoded by the coding sequence GTGACCGACGCGCCCATTGGAGTCTTCGACAGCGGTGTCGGCGGACTGACCGTGGCCCGCGCGATCATCGATCAGCTGCCGAACGAACGCATCCTCTATGTCGGGGACACCGCCCGCTCACCGTATGGGCCGAAGCGGATCGCGGCGGTGCGCGAGTACGCCCTCGAGGTGCTCGATGACATGGTGGCATCCGGGGTGAAAATGCTCGTGATCGCCTGCAACACGGCGTCGGCGGCGATGTTCCGCGACGCGCGCGAGCGGTTCACCGAGGGACACGGCATCCCGGTGCTCGAGGTGATCCAGCCGGCCGTGCGCTCGGCGGTGCGCAAGACCCGCAACAAGCGCATCGGTGTGATCGGCACCCGTGGCACCATCAAGTCCCGCGCCTACGAAGATGCCTTCGTCGCCGACCCCGAGCTGGAAATCTTCACCCAGGCCTGCCCGCGCTTCGTGGAGTTCGTCGAAGCCGGGGTCACCAGCGGCCCCGAACTGTTCCAGGTGGCCGAGGAGTACCTGCATCCGTTGAAGCAGGCCGACATCGACACGCTCGTGCTCGGCTGCACGCACTACCCGCTGATGTCGGCCGCCATCCAGTACGTGATGGGTCGCCACGTGTCGCTGGTGTCAAGCGCCGAGGAAACCGCATACGACGTGTACCGGATGCTGGTGAAGCACTCACTGCTGCGCACCGCGCCGACCCCGCCGGCTCACCTGTTCGAGGCCACCGGCGCCAACAAGCAGGAGTTCCTGCACCTCGCCACCCGATTCCTCGGCCCGGAGGTCACCCGCGTGGAGACCTTCGAGACCGGCACGATTGATCTGCCCACCCAGAGAAAGTGA